The proteins below are encoded in one region of bacterium:
- the lysA gene encoding diaminopimelate decarboxylase, giving the protein MQHFYYTASQLHCENVPLAQVAARVATPFYLYSRRTYRENFAEIDAAFADHPHRICYALKANSNPHVLRDLAGLGAGADVVSVGELQLALQAGMAAGRIVFAGVGKRDDEIMAGLQAGIRGFNVESAAELAVINELARQQNRVAPVALRVNPNIDIHGHPYISTGRQADKFGVELPAARALLARLKDFAHVRLVGLHMHIGSQITEAAPFAAVGSAMAELAQQALATGQRVEYLDVGGGLGVLYENAITPATETAPAAGLALAPAQVAELLLAPLRQFDCEILFEPGRALVATSGVLVTRVLYVKEAQGKRFAVVDAGMSDLIRPSLYQAYHQIVPVQLTAAEQGKYDVVGPICESGDFLAKERELPALQRGDLLAVMTAGAYGFSLSSNYNARPRPAEIIVDGGEILIARPRESLEQIWVA; this is encoded by the coding sequence ATGCAGCATTTCTACTACACTGCTTCACAATTGCACTGCGAAAACGTGCCGCTGGCGCAGGTAGCGGCCAGGGTGGCAACGCCGTTTTACTTGTACAGCCGCCGCACCTATCGCGAGAATTTTGCCGAGATCGATGCCGCGTTCGCGGATCATCCGCACCGGATTTGTTATGCGCTCAAGGCGAACTCCAATCCCCATGTGTTGCGTGATTTGGCCGGCTTGGGCGCGGGCGCGGATGTGGTTTCCGTGGGCGAGCTGCAGCTTGCCTTGCAAGCGGGCATGGCCGCCGGCCGCATCGTCTTTGCCGGCGTGGGCAAGCGCGATGATGAAATCATGGCAGGATTGCAGGCCGGCATTCGCGGCTTCAATGTCGAATCCGCAGCCGAACTGGCGGTGATCAACGAACTGGCGCGGCAGCAGAATCGCGTGGCGCCGGTGGCACTGCGGGTCAATCCCAACATCGACATTCACGGCCATCCCTACATTTCCACCGGCCGGCAGGCCGACAAGTTCGGCGTGGAATTGCCGGCCGCGCGCGCGCTGCTCGCCCGGCTGAAAGACTTTGCGCACGTGCGGCTCGTGGGTTTGCACATGCACATCGGCTCGCAAATCACCGAAGCTGCTCCCTTTGCCGCGGTCGGCAGCGCCATGGCGGAATTGGCGCAACAGGCGCTGGCCACCGGGCAGCGGGTGGAATATCTCGATGTCGGCGGCGGACTGGGCGTGCTCTACGAAAACGCGATTACCCCGGCCACGGAAACCGCACCGGCGGCAGGACTGGCGCTCGCGCCGGCGCAGGTGGCGGAGTTGTTGCTCGCGCCTTTGCGGCAATTCGATTGCGAGATTCTGTTCGAGCCGGGCCGGGCATTGGTCGCCACCAGCGGCGTGTTGGTGACGCGCGTGTTGTATGTCAAGGAAGCGCAAGGCAAGCGATTTGCGGTGGTGGATGCCGGCATGTCGGATTTGATCCGGCCGAGCCTGTATCAAGCCTATCATCAAATTGTGCCGGTTCAGCTCACGGCGGCCGAGCAGGGGAAGTATGACGTGGTGGGTCCGATTTGTGAATCCGGGGATTTTCTGGCGAAGGAGAGAGAACTGCCGGCGCTGCAGCGCGGGGATTTGCTGGCAGTGATGACCGCCGGCGCGTACGGCTTTTCGCTCAGCTCGAATTACAACGCGCGGCCGCGGCCGGCGGAAATCATCGTGGACGGCGGCGAAATCTTGATCGCGCGGCCGCGTGAAAGTCTGGAGCAGATTTGGGTGGCGTGA
- a CDS encoding SPOR domain-containing protein, with the protein MIALPLFPKLKLGYFCTVVALLFVVACTDRGQNPPSVRDGVSTGAPDSEAPAPPPEGGKPPAGGDLEPPASPLGEYAYSVLVDAFAQRLDADHLAYQLRMKRINNFVYLYEGEWRVCVGTYATKGRARRTLRQVHEKGFTAARVIGPGDDGIPPPRRE; encoded by the coding sequence ATGATTGCGCTGCCGCTCTTTCCCAAGCTCAAGTTGGGATACTTCTGCACTGTCGTGGCCCTGCTCTTCGTTGTCGCGTGCACCGATCGCGGGCAGAATCCTCCTTCGGTGCGGGATGGCGTCTCCACCGGCGCGCCGGATTCTGAGGCGCCTGCTCCGCCGCCCGAAGGCGGTAAGCCGCCTGCCGGCGGTGATCTGGAACCCCCGGCCAGTCCACTGGGCGAATATGCCTACTCGGTGCTGGTCGATGCGTTTGCCCAGCGGCTCGATGCCGATCATCTCGCCTATCAATTGCGCATGAAACGCATCAACAATTTCGTGTATCTGTATGAAGGCGAATGGCGCGTGTGCGTCGGCACCTATGCCACCAAAGGGCGCGCCCGGCGCACGCTGCGGCAGGTGCATGAAAAGGGCTTCACCGCCGCGCGCGTCATCGGGCCGGGTGATGACGGCATTCCGCCGCCCCGCCGCGAATGA
- a CDS encoding glycosyltransferase family 2 protein: MSRTPLISVIIPTHNRAAFLREAVASVWAQTEADFELLIVDDGSTDATPQICAAWGERVRYLRQPRRGVSASRNHGRREAAGRFLAFLDSDDLWAPEKLAGQRAWLEQHPGVLLCHTNEIWIRNGRRVNQKNIHRKAGGWIYPLCLPRCVISPSAVCMRRELFEAVGEFDEELPLCEDYDLWLRVTARHEVGFLDAPLVIKRGGHADQLSRSDWGLDRYRVRALLKMLHHGGLPADWQHATLAMLLQKSHILAHGYAKHGKTLPASYYAYLMEAFGAEAAGQV; this comes from the coding sequence ATGAGCCGAACGCCGTTGATCTCCGTCATCATCCCGACTCACAATCGCGCGGCGTTTTTGCGCGAGGCGGTGGCTTCGGTGTGGGCGCAAACCGAGGCGGATTTCGAGCTGTTAATCGTCGACGACGGCTCCACCGATGCAACGCCGCAAATCTGCGCGGCCTGGGGAGAGCGCGTACGTTACCTGCGGCAGCCGCGGCGCGGCGTGTCGGCCAGCCGCAATCATGGCCGGCGCGAGGCGGCCGGCCGTTTCCTCGCCTTTCTTGATTCCGATGATTTGTGGGCGCCGGAAAAACTGGCAGGCCAGCGGGCGTGGCTGGAGCAGCATCCCGGCGTGCTGTTGTGCCACACCAATGAAATTTGGATTCGCAACGGCCGCCGCGTCAATCAAAAGAACATTCACCGCAAGGCCGGCGGCTGGATTTACCCGCTGTGCCTGCCGCGCTGCGTGATCAGCCCGTCGGCGGTGTGCATGCGGCGCGAGCTGTTCGAGGCTGTGGGGGAATTCGATGAAGAACTGCCGCTCTGCGAAGATTATGATCTGTGGCTGCGCGTCACGGCGCGCCACGAAGTCGGCTTTCTCGATGCGCCGCTGGTGATCAAGCGCGGCGGCCATGCCGATCAGCTTTCGCGCAGCGACTGGGGGCTGGATCGCTACCGCGTGCGGGCGCTGCTCAAGATGCTGCACCACGGCGGCCTCCCGGCCGATTGGCAGCACGCAACACTTGCAATGTTGCTGCAAAAATCCCACATTCTGGCGCACGGATACGCCAAGCACGGCAAAACACTGCCGGCGAGCTACTATGCTTACTTGATGGAGGCCTTTGGCGCCGAAGCCGCCGGCCAGGTTTGA
- a CDS encoding universal stress protein codes for MIQIREILIPTDFSEPPAAAIGHAAMLAERFGARLTMLHVITAKEGKAAAEFPELDPARDEEEAAAEEEVAERFGLQPLQRLQVRRELRHNAHPAEEITRFAAEIQSDLIVAGTHGRSGLSHLFMGSLAEDLMRSANCPVLVARTAGPAATEEVMPYLQILAPIDFSPDSEKALRYAIALSQLFNAQLQILHVVDMPVYPAHYAVNHALAEQFSRDFITLSHEEMERWLAGFEQKPRRHQTHVQVGRPYHEIVKFAEAQDIDLIVMGTRGLSRLQEFFLGGNTARVIRHAPCPVLVVKLNERDFVQ; via the coding sequence ATGATTCAGATCCGCGAAATCCTGATCCCGACCGACTTCTCGGAGCCGCCGGCGGCGGCGATTGGGCACGCTGCCATGCTGGCCGAGCGGTTCGGCGCCCGACTCACCATGTTGCACGTCATCACTGCCAAAGAGGGCAAAGCCGCGGCGGAGTTCCCGGAGCTGGATCCCGCCCGTGACGAAGAAGAAGCGGCGGCAGAGGAGGAGGTTGCAGAGCGCTTTGGTCTGCAGCCGCTGCAACGGTTGCAGGTGCGGCGGGAGCTGCGCCACAACGCCCATCCCGCGGAAGAGATCACGCGCTTCGCCGCGGAAATCCAATCCGACTTGATCGTCGCCGGCACGCACGGCCGCAGCGGGCTGAGCCATCTGTTCATGGGCAGCCTCGCGGAAGACTTGATGCGCTCGGCAAACTGCCCGGTGCTGGTGGCACGCACGGCCGGTCCGGCAGCCACCGAGGAAGTGATGCCCTATCTTCAAATCCTCGCGCCCATCGACTTCTCGCCGGACAGTGAGAAGGCCCTGCGCTATGCCATTGCGCTCAGCCAGTTGTTCAATGCCCAGCTTCAGATTCTGCACGTCGTCGACATGCCGGTTTATCCCGCGCACTACGCCGTCAATCACGCGCTCGCCGAGCAGTTCAGCAGGGATTTCATCACGCTGTCACACGAAGAAATGGAACGCTGGCTGGCCGGCTTCGAGCAGAAGCCGCGCCGCCACCAAACGCACGTGCAGGTGGGCCGGCCCTATCACGAAATCGTCAAATTCGCCGAAGCGCAGGACATTGATTTGATCGTGATGGGCACGCGCGGTCTGAGCCGGCTGCAGGAGTTCTTCCTGGGCGGCAATACTGCCCGGGTGATCCGCCATGCGCCGTGCCCGGTGCTGGTGGTGAAGTTGAATGAGAGGGATTTCGTGCAATGA
- a CDS encoding cold shock domain-containing protein — protein MQYGTVKRWDPTKGFGFITTDEDEDLFVHAHDLDASVPGRQLKPGQRVGFDVRREMKGDRAVRVRVMKG, from the coding sequence ATGCAATACGGCACGGTCAAGAGATGGGACCCGACCAAGGGGTTCGGCTTCATCACCACCGATGAGGACGAGGATCTTTTCGTGCACGCTCATGATTTGGACGCCAGCGTGCCGGGCCGCCAGCTCAAACCCGGCCAGCGCGTGGGCTTCGACGTCCGGCGGGAGATGAAAGGCGATCGTGCCGTGCGCGTGCGAGTGATGAAGGGGTAG
- a CDS encoding ImmA/IrrE family metallo-endopeptidase, with protein MRLSVNTSVLAWALARSGRARELHTSFPRLSDWLSGEASPTLRQLEDFARASRMPFGYLLLEAPPADPLPIALFRTKEEKDTPPGVASPELIDTVHWMLRRQAWFREQLIEEGWEPLRFVRSASLTAPPEEVAHQMKEILGLGPTWVDDHRNWTGALKALIDKIDQAGILVAVSGIVGNNTHRILKVDEFRGFVLADEYAPLVFVNGADAKAAQMFTLAHELAHVWFGQSAAFDLRNLEPAQNRIEQACNRVAAEFLVPASLLRRFWPSVRKMSSRFQAIAQQFRVSEIVAARRALELSLITKEEFLKFYLAQTERERRSQQGSGDFYATQNLRIGRRFGEAVIRAAREGRLLYREAYRLVGLHGQTFDRYAQAILGMVA; from the coding sequence ATGAGATTGTCGGTAAATACCTCCGTGCTTGCCTGGGCGCTGGCGCGTTCCGGCCGCGCTCGAGAGTTACACACCAGCTTTCCGCGCCTTTCCGATTGGTTAAGTGGTGAAGCCAGCCCGACTCTTCGCCAACTCGAGGACTTTGCAAGGGCATCTCGAATGCCATTTGGATATTTGCTGCTCGAAGCACCACCCGCCGACCCGCTTCCCATTGCTCTTTTCCGCACAAAAGAAGAAAAAGACACGCCTCCCGGCGTGGCCAGTCCGGAACTTATTGATACAGTGCATTGGATGTTGCGGCGTCAAGCCTGGTTTCGTGAGCAGCTTATCGAAGAGGGGTGGGAACCGCTGCGGTTTGTTCGCTCGGCATCGCTCACCGCTCCTCCTGAAGAGGTTGCACACCAAATGAAAGAGATTTTGGGATTGGGCCCGACGTGGGTTGACGATCATCGCAACTGGACGGGCGCACTGAAAGCTTTGATTGATAAGATTGATCAGGCCGGAATTCTAGTGGCTGTCAGTGGCATTGTGGGCAACAACACGCACCGCATTTTGAAAGTCGACGAGTTTCGCGGTTTCGTTCTGGCAGATGAATATGCTCCGCTCGTCTTTGTCAATGGTGCGGATGCCAAGGCTGCGCAAATGTTCACACTGGCACATGAACTTGCCCATGTCTGGTTCGGCCAAAGTGCTGCGTTCGACCTACGCAATCTGGAACCGGCACAGAATAGGATCGAACAGGCCTGCAACCGCGTCGCGGCAGAATTCCTCGTTCCTGCCTCGCTATTGCGCCGTTTCTGGCCCTCGGTCCGCAAGATGAGCAGCCGTTTCCAGGCTATTGCTCAACAATTCAGGGTTAGCGAGATCGTGGCCGCTCGTCGCGCTCTCGAGCTCAGTCTCATCACAAAAGAAGAGTTCTTGAAATTCTATCTTGCCCAAACCGAACGCGAACGCCGGTCACAACAGGGTAGCGGTGACTTCTATGCAACTCAGAATCTTCGTATCGGAAGGCGTTTTGGAGAGGCAGTCATACGTGCTGCCCGGGAAGGTCGTTTGCTTTATCGCGAGGCCTACCGGCTTGTCGGTCTTCACGGCCAAACTTTTGACCGCTATGCACAGGCGATTTTGGGGATGGTGGCATGA
- a CDS encoding DUF4411 family protein, with protein sequence MNAMPTYVLDANVFIQAARRYYAFDIAPRFWEALVEYAERGRLISIDRVKVELDRGKDELTQWANGRFQQWFRPTNRDDVLIVYRQIMQWSQSQHQFTAEARADFADGDNADAWLVAFAHADGKIIVTHEEYDQYVRRKIPIPNACQPFKVRCVDTFQMLRELCIRLG encoded by the coding sequence ATGAATGCAATGCCCACCTATGTTTTGGATGCCAATGTATTCATCCAGGCAGCGCGTCGGTATTACGCCTTCGATATTGCGCCGCGATTCTGGGAGGCGCTGGTGGAGTATGCTGAGCGAGGGCGCTTGATAAGCATTGATCGTGTCAAAGTCGAGTTAGATCGCGGCAAAGATGAACTAACACAATGGGCCAATGGTCGATTTCAACAGTGGTTTCGCCCCACCAATCGTGACGATGTGCTAATTGTCTACCGTCAAATCATGCAATGGTCGCAAAGCCAGCATCAATTTACCGCAGAGGCGAGAGCGGATTTTGCCGACGGTGATAATGCCGATGCCTGGCTTGTGGCTTTTGCCCACGCCGATGGCAAAATCATTGTCACCCATGAAGAGTATGATCAATATGTGCGCCGGAAGATCCCCATCCCCAATGCCTGCCAGCCATTCAAAGTCAGGTGCGTAGATACCTTTCAAATGCTTCGTGAGCTTTGTATCCGGCTGGGCTGA
- the ychF gene encoding redox-regulated ATPase YchF produces MQIGIVGLPFAGKTTIFSTLLKHKSTEGAFHKPEMERGMVKVPDARLDRLTAMFNPKKKVNAVIEYVKVQGLDSSGDKPLALSPQFLANLKNVDAIMLVVRAFENENMPHPLNRIDPSQDIYFINSEFLLSDLAVVETRIERLEKGLAKIKDELQVRELALMQRFRQQLEQEKPLRELELAAEDEKMIRGYQFLTLKPLLYVINIAEDRIAQAAEIEKNLAAHVTPHCALTSLSAEIEREISELSDEDAATFMADLGITEPALHKLIRTSYELLGLISFFTVGEDECRSWTIRRGTRAQQAAGVIHSDLEKGFIRAETVHYEDLIAQGSQHACREKGLLRLEGKDYVVKDGDILNIRFNV; encoded by the coding sequence ATGCAAATTGGAATTGTAGGCCTGCCTTTTGCCGGCAAGACGACGATCTTCTCCACTCTGCTGAAGCACAAGAGCACCGAGGGCGCCTTTCACAAGCCCGAGATGGAGCGCGGCATGGTGAAAGTGCCTGATGCCCGTCTCGACCGGCTGACCGCGATGTTCAATCCCAAGAAAAAAGTCAACGCCGTCATCGAGTATGTCAAAGTTCAGGGCCTGGACAGCAGCGGCGACAAGCCCCTGGCCCTGTCTCCGCAGTTTCTCGCGAATCTGAAAAACGTGGACGCCATCATGCTGGTGGTGCGGGCCTTCGAGAATGAAAACATGCCTCATCCGCTCAACCGCATCGATCCCAGCCAGGATATCTATTTCATCAACAGCGAATTCCTGCTCAGCGATCTCGCCGTGGTCGAAACCCGCATCGAGCGCCTGGAAAAGGGCCTGGCCAAGATCAAGGACGAGCTGCAGGTCCGGGAGCTGGCGTTGATGCAGCGCTTCCGCCAGCAACTCGAGCAGGAAAAGCCGCTGCGCGAGCTGGAGCTGGCAGCGGAGGATGAGAAGATGATTCGCGGTTATCAGTTTCTCACGCTCAAGCCGCTGCTTTACGTCATCAACATCGCGGAGGACAGAATTGCGCAAGCCGCCGAAATCGAAAAAAACCTGGCGGCGCACGTGACCCCGCATTGTGCTCTGACCTCGCTGAGCGCGGAAATCGAGCGAGAGATTTCAGAACTGAGCGACGAAGATGCGGCCACTTTCATGGCCGATCTCGGCATCACCGAGCCGGCGCTGCACAAGCTCATCCGCACTTCTTACGAGCTGCTTGGCCTGATCTCATTTTTCACGGTGGGGGAGGACGAGTGCCGGTCGTGGACGATCCGGCGCGGCACGCGGGCACAGCAGGCCGCCGGTGTGATTCATTCCGACTTGGAGAAGGGCTTCATCCGCGCGGAAACGGTGCACTATGAGGATTTGATCGCCCAGGGCAGCCAACATGCCTGCCGGGAAAAAGGCCTGCTTCGGCTGGAGGGCAAGGATTACGTGGTGAAGGATGGCGACATTTTGAACATTCGGTTCAATGTGTAA
- a CDS encoding DUF2914 domain-containing protein has translation MFAGQITWCRQRLEAYRTKWQTFYQQQLEQAQKLKQKGESTYRRYEKYLPLAAFATGFVYDSLTLTRIDAWLDNVILLIYTLCAGVLLIILGRLERGYRFPAWLEQRRDWIIFGLHFLFGSLLSSYVVFYFKSAGVFTSYLFIGLLVALMLINEFFSHRLRHIRLLVAIYFFCCFAFLTFFLPVVTRVMNALMFLASGMLSLALIAGVWLAIYGKSLAEMKNDLRRLLWPPAAIFAAQILFYFLNWMPPVPLALKDGGIYRSVRRVEDRYEVKYTAPAWWQVFKKDDRDFAYAPGDTIYCFAAVFAPTDLKQRIVHHWQKKNAAGDWVTRDEISYEARGGRDGGWRWYTRKRNAEPGLWRVEVRTQSGRLLGRIPFRVREATERPVRFTTAYL, from the coding sequence ATGTTCGCAGGTCAGATTACCTGGTGCCGGCAGCGCCTGGAGGCGTACCGCACGAAATGGCAGACGTTTTATCAACAACAACTGGAACAGGCGCAGAAACTCAAGCAAAAGGGCGAGAGCACGTACCGCCGCTACGAAAAATATCTTCCCCTCGCCGCTTTTGCCACGGGTTTCGTCTACGATTCCCTGACGCTGACGCGCATCGATGCCTGGCTGGATAATGTCATCCTGCTGATCTACACCCTGTGCGCCGGCGTGCTGCTCATCATCCTGGGCCGGCTTGAGCGCGGGTACCGCTTCCCGGCCTGGCTGGAGCAGCGCCGGGATTGGATCATCTTCGGCCTGCATTTCCTCTTCGGCAGCCTGCTGTCGAGCTACGTTGTGTTCTACTTCAAGAGCGCGGGCGTGTTCACCTCCTATCTCTTCATCGGCCTGCTGGTGGCGCTCATGCTGATCAACGAATTCTTCTCGCATCGCCTGCGCCACATTCGTCTGTTGGTCGCAATCTACTTCTTCTGCTGCTTCGCCTTTCTCACCTTCTTTCTGCCGGTGGTGACGCGGGTGATGAACGCGCTGATGTTTCTCGCGAGCGGGATGTTGAGCCTGGCGCTGATCGCCGGCGTTTGGCTCGCCATTTACGGCAAATCGCTGGCCGAGATGAAAAACGATCTGCGCCGGCTGCTGTGGCCGCCCGCCGCGATCTTCGCCGCGCAGATTCTGTTCTATTTTCTCAACTGGATGCCGCCCGTGCCGCTGGCACTCAAGGATGGCGGTATCTACCGCAGTGTGCGGCGCGTCGAGGACCGCTATGAAGTCAAGTACACGGCGCCGGCCTGGTGGCAGGTGTTCAAGAAGGATGACCGCGACTTTGCCTATGCGCCGGGCGACACGATTTACTGTTTCGCCGCGGTGTTCGCGCCCACGGATTTGAAGCAGCGCATCGTGCATCATTGGCAGAAGAAGAACGCGGCCGGCGACTGGGTGACGCGCGACGAGATTTCCTACGAAGCGCGCGGCGGCCGGGACGGCGGCTGGCGCTGGTATACGCGCAAACGCAACGCCGAGCCCGGCCTCTGGCGCGTCGAAGTGCGCACGCAAAGCGGCCGCCTGCTCGGCCGCATTCCGTTTCGCGTGCGGGAAGCCACAGAACGGCCCGTCCGATTCACCACTGCCTATCTCTGA
- a CDS encoding YajQ family cyclic di-GMP-binding protein, producing the protein MPSFDIVSEVDLQEVDNALNNARKELATRYDFRNSNTRLELNKKELTIALHTEDEMKARAVREILSIHLAKRKIDPRALAFGDPEPGQGKTIKVEVKIKKGLDKDTAREIVKIIKDSKLKVQAAIQDEQVRVTGKKIDDLQAIIKLVRESNVEIPVQFVNMKS; encoded by the coding sequence ATGCCATCCTTTGATATTGTCAGTGAGGTGGATTTGCAGGAAGTCGATAACGCCCTGAACAACGCCAGGAAAGAGTTGGCGACCCGCTATGACTTCCGTAACTCCAACACGCGGCTCGAGCTCAACAAGAAGGAATTGACGATCGCGCTGCACACCGAAGACGAGATGAAGGCGCGGGCGGTGCGTGAGATTCTCTCCATTCACCTGGCGAAGCGCAAAATCGATCCGCGTGCTCTCGCGTTCGGCGACCCCGAGCCCGGCCAGGGCAAAACCATCAAGGTCGAAGTCAAGATCAAGAAGGGGCTGGACAAGGACACCGCGCGCGAAATCGTCAAGATCATCAAGGACAGCAAGCTCAAGGTGCAGGCGGCGATACAGGACGAGCAGGTGCGGGTGACCGGAAAGAAGATCGACGACTTGCAGGCGATCATCAAGCTGGTGCGCGAGAGCAACGTGGAAATCCCGGTGCAATTCGTCAACATGAAAAGCTGA
- a CDS encoding 1-acyl-sn-glycerol-3-phosphate acyltransferase yields the protein MRTAYLTLMTLLALIGGMIGVMVISVVTLGQAQNFITTTFGSWIGRFVLACAGVKIKFQHLENPVRRPAIFIGNHSSTLDIFLILALRLPRVRFVAKHEFLYNPMFAVMGLLSGQIFVKRQDSAQAVATLNRAYARIRRQRYSLFVMPEGTRIEHGAIGVFKKGAFRMAMDLQYPIVPIYFGGARRLCPGKSLQVRPGTVLLRFHPAEETSTWTADNLDAQVARIRENYVRWDQEFMANYETMIAA from the coding sequence GTGCGCACGGCCTATCTCACCCTGATGACGTTGCTCGCGCTGATCGGCGGGATGATCGGCGTGATGGTGATCAGCGTGGTCACGCTCGGGCAGGCACAGAACTTCATCACCACCACCTTCGGCAGTTGGATCGGGCGCTTCGTGCTCGCCTGCGCCGGCGTCAAGATCAAATTCCAGCATCTCGAAAATCCGGTGCGCCGCCCCGCCATCTTCATCGGCAACCACAGCTCAACGCTCGACATCTTCTTGATTCTCGCGCTGCGGCTGCCGCGCGTGCGCTTCGTGGCCAAGCACGAGTTTCTCTACAATCCCATGTTCGCCGTCATGGGCCTGCTCAGCGGCCAGATCTTCGTCAAGCGCCAGGATTCGGCACAGGCGGTGGCCACGCTCAATCGCGCCTATGCGCGCATCCGGCGGCAGCGCTACAGCCTGTTCGTCATGCCGGAAGGCACGCGCATCGAACACGGCGCCATCGGCGTCTTCAAAAAGGGCGCTTTTCGCATGGCGATGGATCTGCAGTATCCCATTGTTCCAATCTACTTCGGCGGCGCGCGCCGGCTGTGCCCGGGCAAATCGCTGCAGGTGCGGCCGGGCACGGTGTTGCTGCGTTTTCATCCCGCGGAAGAGACCAGCACCTGGACGGCCGACAATCTCGACGCCCAGGTCGCGCGCATCCGCGAAAACTACGTGCGTTGGGATCAGGAGTTCATGGCGAATTACGAGACGATGATCGCTGCTTGA
- a CDS encoding nuclear transport factor 2 family protein, giving the protein MKRVAWAICLSFSLLACTSEPAKRSGSQAALPALPPGDPRRDEILQEIRNYYSDFSARNWTAFAEHFWPGATLTTIWQPPQETQPRVVVTSLPEFLAQTAQGPDSKSIFAERMLDAEVHAFQDLAQVWARYQARFGEPGTVETWTGIDAFTLMHHQGRWKIVSLAFARD; this is encoded by the coding sequence ATGAAACGAGTTGCCTGGGCAATCTGCCTGAGTTTCTCCCTGCTGGCGTGCACCAGTGAACCGGCGAAGCGGTCGGGTTCGCAAGCGGCGCTGCCGGCCCTGCCGCCCGGCGATCCCCGGCGCGATGAGATCCTGCAAGAGATCAGGAATTACTACAGCGATTTCAGCGCGCGCAATTGGACCGCCTTTGCCGAACACTTCTGGCCCGGCGCCACGTTGACCACCATTTGGCAGCCGCCGCAGGAAACGCAACCGCGCGTGGTGGTGACTTCACTGCCGGAGTTCCTCGCGCAGACGGCCCAGGGCCCGGACAGCAAATCGATTTTCGCCGAGCGCATGCTCGACGCTGAAGTGCACGCCTTTCAGGACCTGGCCCAGGTCTGGGCGCGTTACCAAGCGCGCTTCGGCGAGCCCGGCACCGTCGAGACGTGGACCGGCATCGATGCCTTCACCCTGATGCACCATCAGGGCCGCTGGAAAATCGTGTCACTCGCCTTTGCCAGAGACTGA